The sequence ATAACCCCTCCAGAGGATCAACTATTGCGGCGGAGTCGTTCGAGAAATCCGAACAAGCGAATAAGCTGCAACTAACCTGTCCCTACAAGACAGCCCAGAACGTGAAAGAACTGATTGATGCCTGGCTAACAGACCCGACTGCTATGAGTGATGATTCTCTACCACTGCTTGTCAGAGAAACAATCAAGTGGAATCGCTGGGTTTTACCTTGGCGCAATGGAGAGCGAAAGCTAAATAACCTCTACCAGAACTTCAACCCTGTAGTCGTGGATTTCCTAGCACAAGAATTAGCCACTAAGTCGAAACGCTCCGCACGACAGGAAATAGATCATGCGATCGCAGTAATGAACACCTGGGAGAAAACCAAGGGTGGGTGGACGAACCTGATGCAGCGTTATCACCAAGCATTGCAAACAGAAAAACAGCCCCTACCTCAACAGCGCACTGCTTTGGCTCACAAAGTAAAAAATATCACTAGCAGTTCGCTCGAAGATGCCTTGGCACAAGACCGGATACGACGTCAGCAAGAGCAATCTATTCAGGTTCCATCCAATGGGTATCAACACAGCCCACAAATGCTGGAACTAAAAGTAAAGCTTCAAGCCAAAGCAAATGAGCCAAAAGTTCTGAGCAACACCAGACCATCTTCCACGAATTTGCGAGAAGTTGAAGCGCAGTTAAAATTAGCACTAAGGGCATAATTATGCACTCTAATCAAGACAACGTAGTTTCTTTTCACCCTGACAGGTCACTTGACAACTTACCCCCACAAAACATCGAGGCTGAAGAAGCGATTTTGGGTGGGATTATGCTTGACCCAGAAGCAATGACTAGAGTCAGCGATCGCTTGAGTATTGAAGCCTTTTACATCAACGCCCATAAAGATATCTATCAAGCCGCAGTCCGACTTCATGCTACATACCAACCTACAGATTTACTAAGCGTCACTGCATGGTTAGCTGACCACAATTTGCTCAATCGCATTGGTGGCAGGAATAAGTTAGCAACTCTGGTAGACCGCACTGTATCCGCCGTTAACATCGACGCTTTGGCTGATCTGGTGATGGAGAAATATCGACGGCGGCAGTTAATCAAAGTGGGCAATGAAATTGTCCAACTCGGTTACGAGACGCAAACCGAACTACCACTTGTTCTTGGACAAGCCGAGGCGAAAGTTTTCACTGTAACCCAAAATCAAAGCGATGAACGCTCTTTGGTTTTCTCAGCACAAGACATGGGCATTGAACTTTTTCAAAAACTGGAGATGGGAAACATGGCAGGGGAGAAGGTAGGTTGGTACGACCTCGAAACTATCATCGGTGGTATTTATCCCAGCAGTTTAGTTGTAGTGGCTGCTGAATCCCACATGGGCAAAACCCACTTCATGATTTCTTACGCTTACGAAATCATGACCAAACTTGGAAAGCCAGTTCTGTATGTAACTCCAGAAATGGACAAGAATCAACTCAATGCCCGAATGCTAGCCCGAATCACTGGGGTAGACGCTTCTATGATTCAAACCAATACTCAATGCTACTGGGAGCAAATAGCACAGGGTATAGGACAGATGGTGGAGTTGCCTTGGAAGGTTTACGAGCATTCCTCCCCTACAACCGCAATGATTGCTTCTGCTGTGCGCCGTGCCATTGCCGAATTTGATGGTTCTATTGGTGCTGTGTTTATTGACTACTTGCAACAGATTCCTCTGGAGTCCGGCGGGAACATGGCCTTTGAAGTCGGCAAGATTACCCGCCAGATTCGGGACATTGCCAAATCTCACAAAATCCCTGTTTTCTTGGGCTGTCAAATCAATCGGGGCAATCAAACTACGGCTGATAAACGCCCCAATCGGCATCTATTACGTAATTCTGGTGAAATCTTTGAGGTTTGTGACCAGTTAATCATGCTCTATCGGGATGCTGTCTACACAAAAGACCCAAGCGATCGCACTATCGAGTTAATTGTTGAGAAAAACCGCCTTTACGGTAAGCTCGGCACTGCGACCATGTTGTGCGATTTATCAACCTCGAAATTTTTGAACTTGGCAAGATAATTTGATGCAATGAACTTTTTTAAAGTTTTAGAGGTCGATATATGAAAGCGCTATCTGTTCGTCAGCCTTGGGCATGGGCAATAATTTATGCTCTCAAAAATGTTGAAAACCGTGGCTGGCCCATTCATTATCGCGGCGACATTTTGATTCACGCCGCCAAAACCTGTACCAAAAAAGAGTACCAAGTAGCGGAAGAATTTGGCCATTGCATGGGGGTAGTAATCCCAGAGTTAATCTCTCTCCGTCGCGGTCAAGTGATTGGCATTGTCACAATAGTAGACTGCCAATTTTCACAAGTTGCTTCTGGCTGGGGGATGCCTGGGCAGTACCATTGGAAGCTGGAGAATCCGCGCGAGATTACACCGATTCCTTACATTGGTCAACTGGGGATTTTTGAAGTGCCTGATGATTTGGTGAGAGAAGCGATCGCTCACAACCAGATATGACCACAAACAGCAACAGTCCTTATGCACTTCTGGTTAAGTTGAACCAGTAATGTTTATGTCAACTGCAATACCCGAAAAATTCTTAGAGGATGACCTTAAAGCTCAACAACTTCGTAGCCAAGGATGCCTCTATCAGTACATAGAAAAGAAAAAGCTACTTGATGGCTCAACCGCTTTTTGCCCACGTATGATTGGTGAGCGTGACCCAGAAAATCCTCAAAGTTGGCGATGGGCCTACAACTGGGAAAGAGAAAGTGGGAGGGATATGGAAAGGGCGAAGTATTGGTTCGATTCCTTGTGGTGCCGTTACCATGATTCGCTCTTTGCAGCAGCAGGGAGCGGACAGGGAGGATATCATCGCTTTCATCAAAAAAGCGAAAACCAAAAATTACTCCCCAAAAATTTTAGATGTCTGCAAAAATTTTAATAACACAAATTTTAAGCCAACGCTACCAGATGATGCCCCGATCGCAGTAGTATTATTCGCGGGTGGCGGCGGCATTGAAGCGGGGATGGTCGAAGCCGGAATTCGTCCAGTCATCGCGGTGGAATTCGATCCAACTAAACCAGAATTGAGCCGAGCAATCGCTCTTACTCATCACTGCAACTTCAGCGAGTATGGTTGTAGAGTCGTTCAGCTAACAGTTCAAGAAGTAGCGCAGTCAGGATTCATAGGGTTTCCCCGTTACCCCGACTATCTCCACGCCTCCCCGGTGTGCGCCAACTTTAGCCTTGCCCATACAGCAAAAGCGGGCAAGGGCATTGAATCGGCTGACGACCTGACAGCTGCGGCTTCTGTTGCTGAAGCCATCCGACAGTTGCAACCACGAGTGTTTACGCTAGAGAATGTCCCGCGCTAAGTAGGTCAACCTAAAAAAACGTAAGATAAATAGAGTCCACTAATTAAGTAAGCAGCAATGCCAAAAGTATTAAAAATAATACTTAATAGCGAAGAAGACCGTACACTTAAAGAACTAAGTTGTGCTGATGGAGTAGCACGTCGAACCAAGCAAAGAGCGACCGCATTACGTCTCAATGCTCATGGATGGAATGTACCTCAGATTGCAGAGTATCTAGATTGGGCACAACAGACGGTAAGACAAACAATTCGACGCTGGGAACTTCAAGGCTTAGGGGGTTTGTGGGAAAGACCTGGAAGGGGAAAGAAACGAAGTTGGCATGAAGTTGATTGGCAAGTAGTCGAAAAATGCTTAGGACAAAATCGCCGATACAGTGCTCGCCAACTAAGTCAAAAGCTTTTAGAGGAACGACAAATTGAGTTAGGTGCCGAACAAATACGGCGACTACTCAAAAAAAGGGGTGGCATTGGAAACGTATCCGCTACTGTCCGGCTCTAAATCTCAAGAAAGAATATTTACAAGCTAAAAGGCTTGATTGGGAATTACTTAAGCTCTGGTCACAATTAGGGTTAGTTTGTTTAAAGTACTTAGATGAATCTGGTTGCTACTGCACTAGCCCCACTGATTACGCTTATGGACGCAGGGGTGAGCAAAAACGTATTCGACAAAATAGACGACGTGGTAGACGTATCAATATCTTCGGTATTTGGGAACCAAAAGTTCGTTTTGATTATGCTTTGATGGTGGGAACTCTCAAAACACCAACCTATGTCCAGCTGATGAACTGGCAAGCTCAAACTGCTGCTACTCGCTTACTTGAAACTGGACAAATCACCGCGATCATTCATGATAATGCCTCTGTCCATAAAAGCTCTTTGGCTTGCCAACAGCACCAACGTTGGCAGCAACAAGGTTTGTACATCTTTTTTCTTCCTCCCTATAGTCCCCAAATGAATCGGATTGAAGATGAATGGTTGCATCTCAAGCGTGACGAGCTTGCTGGTCAAGTTTTTGAGGATGAATATGAATTAGCGATCGCTATTATTGATGGTATAAATAACCGAGCTAACCACGGACATTATCAAGTTGAGCGTTTTACGTTTAATTAAATTGATCTACTTATCAGAACAGTCGAAGTTTCAGTATCATTCTGCAAACTTTGGAACTTGAAGGATATTCGGTCAGTTACAGCGTCGTCAATATGGCAGGCGAGATAATTGCCCCAGGCGCGTCGGCGGGTAGTTCTGATTGCAAACAAGGGTTTTCAGGTTGGTTTACCTTTGGGAACTACACCTTGTGATTGGTACGAAGCGTTCACGAAGTGTGCCGAAGGTATCGCCCATCTCATCCCCACGATGACCGATTCCCAACTACTCCTCAAACAACAGCAAGCTTTGGAGAAATTTTTAGCCGGGAATGCGCCTACACCTCTGTTAATTGAAAGAGTTGGAGGGCGCACAGAGTCCAAGTATAAACCTGGACATTTACCCTGCAATACCATCTTGCGATCGCCTCCGGCGGGCGGGTACGCCATCGCACTTCACGGATCACAAGGGTTGCAACCGGAGCAAGTTCGCTGATATCTGGTTGCCTGATGGGACAGTCAAATCTTTGACAATCCAAGGTACAGCCATTTTGCAAGGTTTTCCCAGTTGGTATGAGTTCCCAAAAGAGACTACTACGGCTGGGTCAATTATCGGCTATTCTGTACCTCCCAGTTTTGCCGCGCAGTTATTTACTCACATACAGAAACAATTATCAGGAGCATTTTTATGACAAACCAAGAGCAACTCACTTAAAATGTGTTGGTACAGGTAAGGAAGAGGACAACCAACAAGCAGGGGACAGAAAAGAAGAAGCACAGAGGTTGTGCG comes from Nostoc punctiforme PCC 73102 and encodes:
- a CDS encoding ASCH domain-containing protein encodes the protein MKALSVRQPWAWAIIYALKNVENRGWPIHYRGDILIHAAKTCTKKEYQVAEEFGHCMGVVIPELISLRRGQVIGIVTIVDCQFSQVASGWGMPGQYHWKLENPREITPIPYIGQLGIFEVPDDLVREAIAHNQI
- a CDS encoding DNA cytosine methyltransferase — encoded protein: MSVTQKILKVGDGPTTGKEKVGGIWKGRSIGSIPCGAVTMIRSLQQQGADREDIIAFIKKAKTKNYSPKILDVCKNFNNTNFKPTLPDDAPIAVVLFAGGGGIEAGMVEAGIRPVIAVEFDPTKPELSRAIALTHHCNFSEYGCRVVQLTVQEVAQSGFIGFPRYPDYLHASPVCANFSLAHTAKAGKGIESADDLTAAASVAEAIRQLQPRVFTLENVPR
- a CDS encoding replicative DNA helicase, giving the protein MHSNQDNVVSFHPDRSLDNLPPQNIEAEEAILGGIMLDPEAMTRVSDRLSIEAFYINAHKDIYQAAVRLHATYQPTDLLSVTAWLADHNLLNRIGGRNKLATLVDRTVSAVNIDALADLVMEKYRRRQLIKVGNEIVQLGYETQTELPLVLGQAEAKVFTVTQNQSDERSLVFSAQDMGIELFQKLEMGNMAGEKVGWYDLETIIGGIYPSSLVVVAAESHMGKTHFMISYAYEIMTKLGKPVLYVTPEMDKNQLNARMLARITGVDASMIQTNTQCYWEQIAQGIGQMVELPWKVYEHSSPTTAMIASAVRRAIAEFDGSIGAVFIDYLQQIPLESGGNMAFEVGKITRQIRDIAKSHKIPVFLGCQINRGNQTTADKRPNRHLLRNSGEIFEVCDQLIMLYRDAVYTKDPSDRTIELIVEKNRLYGKLGTATMLCDLSTSKFLNLAR
- a CDS encoding transposase: MRYCPALNLKKEYLQAKRLDWELLKLWSQLGLVCLKYLDESGCYCTSPTDYAYGRRGEQKRIRQNRRRGRRINIFGIWEPKVRFDYALMVGTLKTPTYVQLMNWQAQTAATRLLETGQITAIIHDNASVHKSSLACQQHQRWQQQGLYIFFLPPYSPQMNRIEDEWLHLKRDELAGQVFEDEYELAIAIIDGINNRANHGHYQVERFTFN
- a CDS encoding DNA cytosine methyltransferase; the encoded protein is MPSCDRLRRAGTPSHFTDHKGCNRSKFADIWLPDGTVKSLTIQGTAILQGFPSWYEFPKETTTAGSIIGYSVPPSFAAQLFTHIQKQLSGAFL
- a CDS encoding helix-turn-helix domain-containing protein, coding for MPKVLKIILNSEEDRTLKELSCADGVARRTKQRATALRLNAHGWNVPQIAEYLDWAQQTVRQTIRRWELQGLGGLWERPGRGKKRSWHEVDWQVVEKCLGQNRRYSARQLSQKLLEERQIELGAEQIRRLLKKRGGIGNVSATVRL